The DNA window CCGGTAGGTTTGTTAAACGACCGTTCATAACGAACGCGGCCGCGAAACGCGCGACCCAGATCCTGTTCCCAGTCACAAGGAGGCTGGCATCGACCCACAATGGGCGCGATTGGCTGCGATTCAATGGAACCGTCCGCCAACTGTTGCGTATGCGCCAGGGCCTCATATCGCCAAGGTCCGCGCAAGCGAATAACGTGCGGCATAAGAAATCCAACAGGGATATCGGGCGTAGTTACCGAATTCTGCCTCAGTCTCGGAAAGCGCGGTTCCGCGCGCTGCCGACATCTCTGTTCTACGCTTCTTTGTAAAGCATGCCGCGTCTTGCCGCAACCAAATGGGGAAAACCCCCTCCGATTAAGGGCTCTTCAGGACCTGCCGCCCTGTTCCCTTATTTGGGCACAAAGTTTTGTGCCACGGCAATCTGCCGCACCTGCTGGCTGTCGTGTTCGACCATGCGGACCGTCACACGGATGCCGCGGAGAGGAACCGGGTACGGCGGGGACGTCTCCCGTTCTGTTTCGTCATCGATCCCAAACACGCCCGTGCTGCCGCCCGAGGCAACATTGACCGAATGGTTGGAGCCGTTCCATTCATCGTCAAGGTGGTTGGTTCCTTCATCAATCAGGCCGTCGCCGTCCTGGTCGACGCCGTCCGCTTCATAATGCCAGGACCAGGTGTCGTAGGTCGGCCGGGTCAGCTGACTGCGGTTGTTGACCGCGCCGGAAAAATGGGAGCCAACGCCGAAGCCAAAGCCCAGGTTGACGTACTCGCCCAGCACGGTCGTTGTGGCTGGCGTAGGAGCCGCATAGCCCGGGTCGTTCGGAGTGATGGCGACAAAACTGCCGTCGGTCATTGTCTTTCGTAATACGGGAACCAGCGGATCAAACGCCTGGACATCAAAGGCGCTGATCTCTGCGGCGATCACATCTTCCCCCTGTCGCGTGCCGGCCAGTTCCAGCGCTGTCAGCATCCCCCGGGTCAACTCGGCCGGGAAAGCGGGGGCCGCTCCGCCGGTCAGGAAGCGGATGTCGTGGGCAAAGCGATTCTCGCGCTGGGTCAGGTCGGCCAACGAGTTGGCGATGACGTTGGTCGAACCCGGCGCGCGGCGGACCGACACATCGTTGTTTTGATAAAAGTTGGTCGACACGCCGGTCGGAAAGTCAAAGTCGGGGCGGACCAGCAGCACCCGGCGATGCAGCTTCATCCGTTCCGGAATTTGGGAGCCGGTCGGATCAAACGTATCCAGCACCCCGTTGCCGTTGGAGTCGTTGAACGAGGTCCAGTAAATGATCTCGGCCGCGTACGCTTCGATGATGGTCGGCGTGGTCCCGGTGACCAGGAAGCGGCCGTTCGACTGCAGGGCGGGCGTACCCAGGATCTGACCGACGAACGGTTCCTCCGGGCTGTAGGCGGTGAACATCAGCACGTCGTCGGTATCGCCCAGCGTGGACTCGCGATTGAAGCCGACTTTGTCGCTCTCGGAAAACTCGATGTACTCAAAGTAGCCCGCGGCGGCCGAAAGTTCCGGCCAGGGACGGACCGGCACGGAGATCGTCGCCAGATCGCGGTCCAGGCGATCCCGCGTGTTCCGCGTCGCCCCCGACATTTCAATCAGCGAGCGGCTGGCGGAAATCTCCCGTCCGACTTCGCCAAAAACATGCACCACGGCGTAAATGATGATCAGGCTGAGCGAAGTCGAAACGAGCAGCTCAACCAGTGTTAGGCCGCGACGGTAGCGGGGGAAAGACATGGGTGCGAATCTCGATTCCAGGCGGACGATCGGGCGGAGCAGACGATTTTCCCTTCGGCGAAAGAAAAGGAAGGAAAAGGCATTCGCAGCCGCCAAAGAAAACCTAACCTGCATTCGACTCGGCCGCATCGACTTTGTCAAGGAATTGGAAGCTGTCGGAGATGTCTCTCGCGAGAAAACAGCCATCCTGGGGGGCGATTGCCGGCTTCCTGCGGGATGAGCGACCCTTACCCGGTCGCAACCATTTCCATGATCACGCCCAGTGTTTCTCCCTGTTGCACCCGGGGAAACGTACGCAGCACCAGCACGCGACCGGCCCCGCCGACGTGCACCTGCTGGGCCGAGCGATGGTCGGCCCCATGGATTGTTCCCAGCAAGTCGCCGGCGGCGACCATGGCGCCCAGGGTCACGGCAGGCTCAAAAAAGCCCGCCATGGGAGCCGGATTGCAGCGCTGCATGTGGCCCGAATCGGGCCGCGGATCCTCGACGACCTGTTCCACCCTCGATACGGCCGGCGGCCGATCGATCATTCCCAGCAGCCCCAGCAGGTTCAAACAGCCGGCCAGGTAATCTTCGATTCCGTCCTCGGAGCAGCGGGCGCCTCCGCCATGTTCGGCATAGATGGCCGGCACGCCCGCGTCCCGCGCGATCGACAGCGTCCGACCGCTCAGCTCAGGCGAGGTGCCCCAGATCAGTGGCAGGTTAAACGCCCTCGCCATTTCTCGCTGCCGCGCCAGGACCGCCGGGGCCGCATGCAGCACATAGCCCGTCATGGGCGATACGGTCAACTCGGTCCCGCCCGTATGCAGATCAACGTACGCATCGGCGCCGCGGATCTGTTCACTCACGATCAGGGCGACCTGTTCCGTCAGCGTACCGTCCGCCCTGCCGGGGCAGGTGCGGGCCAGGTCAAGCAGGTCCTCGCCCGTGCGATGGCCTCGCCAGAAGGCCGATTCGTTCACCAGCGGCAGCACGGTCAGCCGGCCGCATCGCAAGGGAAGATCGCCCGATTCCAGCAGACGGACCAGACGTCGCAGGGCGGCGATCGGTTCAAACTCATCGCCATGTACTCCTCCTGTCGCCAGCAGATGCGGGCCGGAACTGCTCGCGGTGAAGCGAAAGCCCTGCATCAGTTTCAGGTCAAGTGTCTCGCTTGCCATCGGGCCGGAGAAACGCCCTGCCGGCGATGCTTCCGACGACGGTCCCGCCGACCGCGAGTCCGAAGAAGAAAGGGAGGGGGATCCTGCGAATGACGACATGGGTGCGTTCCCAACAGACAGGCGGCCGCATGGAGTCCGGGGGAGGGGAGAGGGTGTTTTTCCCGTTTCCGGTTGTGAAAACTGCTGGTTATTATAACCAGATTTGCTTATGGTTAAGGTAACGACCGGGCTGGCCAGCTTTCGTCGCCACCTATTGCTCTTCGGGTTTGTCTTTTCTTTGGAACCTATGGAGAGAGAGTCATGATGTTACCCCCCGTGTTCCCCTGCGCAAGCTCCTCGCGCGCCCGCTGGGTAGTCGCGTCGTTTTTTGCCATCACGCTGGCGGCGGCAAGTTCACCCGAGCCACTGACCGCGGCGGCGCCTGAATCGGATCATCCGGCCGTCGACGCGCTGGTTCGCGAAGCGCTCACTCGCGAGATCTACGGCGAGACCCAGGAGCGTGCGGACCTGCTGGAGCGGGCCGCCGCGATCGCGCCCGAATACGGTCCGGCGATGTGGCATCGCGGCTATCTGCAGTCGCAGGGGAAGTGGATTTCGGAAAGCGAACTCGATCAGCAAAACGTCGGCGACAAACGGCTGGCGGCGTACCAGAAGATTCGCTCCCGTTATGAACAGACGGCCCAGGACCAGCTGCGTCTGGCCGACTGGTGCCGTCAACGCGGCCTGTTGGAACAGGAACGGGCCCACCTGAACCAGGTGGTGCAGCTGGCTCCCAATCATCCGGGCGCCCGCGAACGGCTGGGGTTTGTGGCCGCCGACGGCGTCTGGTTTTTGCGCGAAGATCTCCAGCAGAACCAGGCGATCGAACAGCGCTACCTGCAGGACCTGCAGGACTGGCGGAAAGAGATCGTCCAGGCCGTGCAGGGTTTGCGCCAGACGAGCCAGCATAAACGGGAGGCCGCCTTGAATCGACTCCAGGCGATCGACGATCCGTCGGCCGTGCCAGCCCTGGAGCAGATCCTGGCGACCGAAAGTGAAGCATGCGCCCTGCAGGCGATTGCACTGATCGCCCGTTTTGACGACCAGCAATCGACCACGTCGCTGGCCCAGTTGTCGATGACGTCCCCCTGGCCGACTGCTCGCCGGGCGGCCGCCGAGGCGCTGAAACCTCGCGACGAAATGAGCTATATCCCGACGCTGCTGGGCGCCATGCATAC is part of the Lignipirellula cremea genome and encodes:
- a CDS encoding PilW family protein, yielding MSFPRYRRGLTLVELLVSTSLSLIIIYAVVHVFGEVGREISASRSLIEMSGATRNTRDRLDRDLATISVPVRPWPELSAAAGYFEYIEFSESDKVGFNRESTLGDTDDVLMFTAYSPEEPFVGQILGTPALQSNGRFLVTGTTPTIIEAYAAEIIYWTSFNDSNGNGVLDTFDPTGSQIPERMKLHRRVLLVRPDFDFPTGVSTNFYQNNDVSVRRAPGSTNVIANSLADLTQRENRFAHDIRFLTGGAAPAFPAELTRGMLTALELAGTRQGEDVIAAEISAFDVQAFDPLVPVLRKTMTDGSFVAITPNDPGYAAPTPATTTVLGEYVNLGFGFGVGSHFSGAVNNRSQLTRPTYDTWSWHYEADGVDQDGDGLIDEGTNHLDDEWNGSNHSVNVASGGSTGVFGIDDETERETSPPYPVPLRGIRVTVRMVEHDSQQVRQIAVAQNFVPK
- a CDS encoding succinylglutamate desuccinylase/aspartoacylase family protein — translated: MSSFAGSPSLSSSDSRSAGPSSEASPAGRFSGPMASETLDLKLMQGFRFTASSSGPHLLATGGVHGDEFEPIAALRRLVRLLESGDLPLRCGRLTVLPLVNESAFWRGHRTGEDLLDLARTCPGRADGTLTEQVALIVSEQIRGADAYVDLHTGGTELTVSPMTGYVLHAAPAVLARQREMARAFNLPLIWGTSPELSGRTLSIARDAGVPAIYAEHGGGARCSEDGIEDYLAGCLNLLGLLGMIDRPPAVSRVEQVVEDPRPDSGHMQRCNPAPMAGFFEPAVTLGAMVAAGDLLGTIHGADHRSAQQVHVGGAGRVLVLRTFPRVQQGETLGVIMEMVATG